A genomic segment from Coccinella septempunctata chromosome 3, icCocSept1.1, whole genome shotgun sequence encodes:
- the LOC123309592 gene encoding uncharacterized protein LOC123309592, which yields MHLNTPNRTEPSEKPKVAQSSTIPQRQDEPKKSNRPSTEPQCWRCGGKGHLRAQCTSKPLLFCSRCGDKEFPALLDTGATRSFISSEVAAYCRVVGIQPDYVRDVTTTVANGSSIPIKEIYTAPVRIGSEIMEAKLLLVSDLPINVVLGMDILRTHNFSINLQTAECFLNGRSIQARLSEPENRGQLHAIGPLLSNLSGEEKVRLEEFLQTELKAFENLRGTTPLMQHRIKLKPGTEPIKQRYRPQNPKTPEHS from the exons atgcacctgaACACTCCGAACCGCACCGAACCGTCTGAAAAACCGAAAGTAGCTCAGAGCTCCACAATACCCCAGCGACAGGATGAACCGAAAAAGTCGAACCGACCGTCAACCGAaccccagtgctggagatgtggtggcaAGGGTCATCTCCGAGCACAATGCACCTCGAAACCGCTGctgttctgctctcgatgtg gagacaaggagttcccaGCACTGTTGGACACCGGAGCCACCAGGTCCTttatcagcagtgaagtggccgCTTACTGCAGGGTAGTGGGTATACAACCGGATTATGTTagggacgttaccaccaccgtcgctaacggaagttcaataccgattaaagaaatatataccGCACCGGTCCGAATTGGGTCTGAAATTATGGAAGCTAAAttgttgttagtttcagatttaccgatcaatgtagtactgggaatggatatACTGAGGACACACAACTTTTCCATtaatctccaaaccgccgaatgttTCCTGAATGGAAGGTCCATCCAAGCCCGGCTCAGCGAGCCAGAGAACCGAGGACAACTACATGCGATAGGACCGCTTTTGTCGAACCTGAGTGGAGAAGAGAAAGTCAGGCTGGAGGAGTTTCTACAGACCGAATTGAAGGCATTCGAAAATCTCCGAGGAACAACTCCACTGATGCAACACCGAATTAAACTCAAAccaggcaccgaaccgatcaagcaACGTTACCGTCCCCAAAATCCGAAGACCCCAGAGCATTCTTGA